The nucleotide window AGCTTAATTAAACAGTGAAAGGTTGACGTACGTATCCCTCATCTTGATATGTGTTTGACGCGTAAATCCTGtaggggtgcaaactgtctcttttgagcgagtgattgcgcaggcgtgccagcaccgtggggtgcagtcgtcggggtagtcccttgacctgacttcttcttcaagcgctgtggacgaggagagcaccaacctcgtcacaggattcttctctagcctttcggaaaaggacttctgccttacggataaggactttgggtgtgatctcttcgcgttcaCAGTATCGATACTTAgtattgtagactaagcagagcaatcactggaagttgtgagaaagcacgggtcttgctaaagcgtgactttagcttcgctgggttgcgaggccgttacccttgcttcgctggttgggtcggtggcagtagcactgacagtcggctcgcggggagactaggactggcgtgcggtcaccgggtttcaacaaggttgaaggtttgctccggggaggctttgtaatcgctgagattagttgatttgagagaggtcctcTTTGTGTCCTTgaaccctagtatttatacctaggtcttCGATTGTTCCTTGCTaccgaaggattattgattgaagtttcctattcaatctctgctacttgactccaataaggtttcgttttccttatgaatTACGggatgggcgaagctgtaacccaaacccaagtaggcttatttttgggccgcaggtatcggcccgctacaCTAAAttcactaaaggatcttgccaaaattacttttgggctcaaacatttccccccaggccccgaaagcaGGCCCACGAAGATGTAACTgcttgaaggggactaaaacgatGCGCCGATCGCTTGAAACGATGTCATTAATGAAGGTTGCGTCCTTTCGTTTGCAAAAACGcctttctgtcgtatcgtttccctcacaaaaatCCTTATTTAAACCCACAGCCGCtagacctgtcacatcagaaacccctCCAGTCTCTTAAGCCCAGAAAAATCCATTTCGTCCATTACCTCCTtcgcagaaacccagaaatggctcccccaaagaagatAATCATCGATCAAGAGGAAGAGTTGAACGAAAAGGTTGCCCATACTTGGGGAACCAACATTGGTACTCGCATTCATCTCCACACACCTATCCATCGACCCCTGCTCCTTCGATTCTCCGACCATCAAACTGGACTGGGTCTAGCGCCACGAGATGCTATTCCTGACGACGCTATCGCTCTTTATGGCCTACCAGTCCGTCgacccattccagtcctccgaaggaccccTGGAGATTTCAGTAGCTGGGGCGCCCAGAATCAtcgagccaaaatagggcattGGCCGTCCTCCATCAGTGTAGCAGAGACTTCTTGGTATCGCGCAGCGCAGGCGAGGGATCTGGCTCGTTGGAACGCAGCAGGTATCACGCATACTATCGATCTATGTTTCAATCTTCCTCGTGGCGGCACTCGCTCGCCACTCgctgctttcctttgtttctggaataccgccaccaacacatttgactttagatttggtcaaatgagtgTCACTCTGTTGGATATTCTCGCCATCACTGGCCTGCCCATCGATGGCGAaccctatgtgcatggtcaatttgattcTGTCAACTTCACTTCGACCATGGCCCAGCACGATCGTAGTTCCCACAGTGGCTCCTACTCATGATGGTTGGCTtattacagccgggaacacaatgcgaccggcGAAATCTCTTTtctggagtattggctctgcaAGTTTATATTCTGCACCTCTTCCTGCAAGCCCACTGGTACTTGGACTCTTCTAGCGATGGCCCTTTACAACGGCCGCAACATCGGACTTGGGCAGCCAGTATTAGGAGCCCTTTACCGCATGCTATACCAGGCCACCATGCACCCATTTGAGACTAGCATGTCTGGCcccttttggattttggattttggatttctGGATCCAAACTTACTTCCCGTTCTTCCGTCGTGATGACATCCCGTTACTCCCACCGGCCGACCAACTCTTGGGTCGGTGGTTCTGCCGCGAGGGGAGGTATTCATCCCCCCCTTACTCCGAGTGTTTTTCTTATCTGTACCTTTTAAACGAGATGCCATATTGCGACATAATTTTGGGTAGAAAATTCCCCTCTTTACTTGAATATGGCTTTCTTCCTAGCGATCCTCGCTACACTGATCGCGCACGCTTGGCTTTCCGTCGCGCGATCTCCTGTTCAGACATCAGGATCGCTGCCGAGGAACTCAACTACGAGCTCTACACTCCTAATCATTTTGCTCGCCAATTcggccttgtccaattggtGCCATTCCCTCTATACGacgcctggaactacaacacttcctgGCGCAGATTCGGGCCCCCCCTTGGATCGATGCCGGCGCAAAGTATGCTTGCGCTGGTTGATCTTCCTGACTGGGCCCAAGTTATTGATGCTGTGGACGGGGCTGAAGAAGGATACGAAGACTGGTGGGCGGAGGTTTCAGTTAATTGCTGGACTCAGCAGGACGACGAACTCTTCGCAGCCCTCTTTGGAGAACTGAAAAACCCCTATCCTGTCGATGTTGAAGTGCTCGCTCGCTTTTCCGAGGATGTGACACGGTCCCAGCCTCTTCCGGTGACACAACCGACGCGAGTTCCTCTCCCGGCACAGGCTGGTATTGTAATCCGCGAACCCCCTCCGGAGGTAAGTATCTGAGCCTTATCTTCTGcaattttccttttatttctttctacTCACCCCTCGCTATGTCAGGGAACGACGCCACGCTCTGGTGCTCGCACAATCCGTACTTCCCCTGCCGCTGGCCAGTCTGGAAAGCAGAAGGAGGTGTTCACAGAGCCTGAAGCTGAAGAATCTTCTTCCGACGACGATGATACGCAAACTGTAAGAACCCTCTACTCTCAGGATCATTCCTCTGATGAATCAAGTCTAACTTTGCAATTTTGGCAGATCGCGGCTGCTCTGGCTCGCAAGCGCAACCGCTCAGACCCTCGCACTGACCCATGGGAAGAGGATGAGCCActcgctgatcgactggtaagagataggaaaaATCATACTATCCATTATCTATCTTTTAGTCCAATTCCTATAACTGTTTCACTCGCAGATCCGTCGCCGGCCCTCCGGACACACTGGGGAAGGCTCTTCCGCTGTTGGTGAAGGAACAACTGCCCCGCGGGCCCAAACACCCACGGATTCAAGTAATCTGCCACCTCCCGCCAGCAACGCGAGTGATACGCATTTGGCTTTGATTCCGGTGCAGGTTATAGAGACAGCTCGCCCGAGCTGGACGAAGGAATAGCCCCTTCAAACTCGCCACCTGAGGAACCGATCGCTGCACAACCTTTAATGCAGGTAGCGCTTGATCCCCTCCCTGACGAAGCAACTCAAGAGCCTGCGCCAATAGCAATTCTGCGTGAGCCCCTGGCTGTAGAGGTACACTTTGAACCGAAGGCCTTAGTCTGTTTTATTTTCTATGCATTCTAAAAAGTCCTTCTTAACCACAGAGTCCTGATCCTGTCGGGGAAACAGCAACTGCTGCAGAGGTGCATGTCGCTGATCCGGCAGACCTAATTGGTAGAGATGTGGTGGTCCAGGATCTTGCCCCCCATGTCCCTGAAGTGGGAGAAGGAGCAAATGTCGAACCGGAGCCAGAAACGGTCCCCGTTATAGAGCCTCAAGAGGCCCCTACTGCTGCTACTGATACTAACGCTCCTGCTCCACCTTCCGAACCCCCTTCTAGGTTGGAGAGACTTGTTCGCGTACTCGAAGTGGCCCCTCCAGGAGTCATAGATGAAGCGAGGGATGGGTTGCAGCGACTTCTGGGTCCTGACATCTTGTTGCCAGGTGCGCCCGCCAAAGCTCAGGAATACTTGATGGTTCTTCGCCGCGAGCGAACCATCACTGAGGCTGAGTTCACCGAGATATATGAGCTATTACAAAACCTTCCTGAGTGGATCAATGAACGAACGAACGCGACCGCACAAGCGAGGCAAGCTCAGGTCCACTATCGGGGCCTTGCACACCAAACAGAGACATCTCGTGACTTCTTGGGCGATAGAGCCGTCCTTGTCAGAGACTTGCGCATCATGCAGAATCATCTTCAGACACAAATCCGGGACCTGCAAGCCCAACTGACTGCGGTGACGGCCCGGCTTGAGCATGAGGAACCTCTGTTAGAGCAACCCTTAGCAGCTTTCGAAGCGATGTCTCAAAATTTAGCTCAGGCTCGCGAAGCAGCCAGACAAGCggagcgagctgctgccgaCGCCAGTTTTCGTCTGGATGAACACttacttcgcttgacccatgcgggccgaaaactttaggccCCTATTAGGCCcaatttgtatgaacaatattatatTTATCTAATGTATTTAGCCCACATTGCTTGGCCCAAACATACGTTCAGTTTACGAATTAATGTCTGCCTTTATTGTCATTGAAGTTGGTTTGACGAAAAGTTTTGAAACAGAGCGGTTATCTCCTCGGAGACTGccccgcttcccacgcgttttcaagtaccttcatttccgagatctTTGCATTCAATTCCTCTGatactcttattgatggcgttgaaagtacTTCAACCGTCCATCGCACGGTTGAGGCCACTGAACTTGGTTCTATAAATACCAACACTTTGGGGAAAAGATAAACACCAGCAAGTATGGCTTTCCCAGATATAGTTTCGCAAACcttacttctctttcttcattttctgaGATCTTCCCCTCATAGCCTCATCCTCAGCCCCAAACTCATAgacttcatggcttaatctcaagacctagATAGGCCTCATGGtttaatctcaggtccagtggcatgtcttcggtttctgaaaatctggatgaacttgccagtctcagttaaaccgaagagCATGtcacgctcctaacgcggcagaaaCCTATTCTGAGGGGTCCCTCTTCTCAGACTGCCGGCGTGGAGCATGGGGAAGAAGGGCCGAAGGCCACGTTGAGGCCGACTGTTCTTCTTTCGCTGTCTACCTCCAGGGCCTGACTACGagacttctgtttttcccctggaggtagatgtggttgtgggTCGCGCTCGCTCTGGATACCAACTCCATCCCGGAGGACAACCAACTAGAAGGGTtgggatggattatttccttccctcttcctccggtacaAATGAGAGCAGCTGCGACTCAGATCAGAGGAGGATCTgggtgaagagaagaagagtgcCAGCGGTACTGCCCATGTCCTCCTTGCCACCGCAAGATCCAGaaactcttagaagatctgAAATCCTTTTGATTCTTAAAGCCACTTTTGGCCTTGTAATTGCAAATGTAAATGTTTCTATCTGTACtacttttggccgcaaagccactttatgaatgaatgTTTTTGTAGTTAAAAGttattgttgtaaaataagGCCACTTGTATAGGTCTCCATGTATATTCTTAACACATGTTGTCAAGGAAAAAGTACAATCAAAGTTGGAAATTATTCCAACATAAAGCCTCAAGAGCAGGCCTGGAAATTAATCAAgaaattaatcaaaaattaataaaaaataaggcCTCAAGAGCAGGCCTGGAAATAtatagtgttgcccccctagtgttcgtAGGTGAAGCAAACCCACGAGATGAAGGCCTGAATGTAAAGGTGGTGCGAGCCGAGGAACACTATGATTCCCCCCATATCTGGGACAAAGGTTAGTCCGAAGGATCttcgaactcccaaacactagggtaatatttcttcaagaatCGTCCGTTGATGGGGTTGCGATGGATGTCCCCATCAATGTccttgaggtgaaaagccccgcgCTCCAAAATCCGGTGGACGACAAAGGGCCCTTCCCATCGCGGggtccatttaccgcgaccTGTTAACTTTTCGCCAAGGGGTAAAACGGCTTTCCAAACAAGCTCCCCTTCCTTATAACTATGACCCCGCGTCCGCTTATCATAGGCGCGAGCGATACGCTGCTTTTCCATGACCAGATTATCCAAAGCCGCTAACCGCTGCTCGCTTAAATCTTCGTGTTCCTGCCACATTGCCTGGACGTAGTCTTCTCCGATCAAATGATGTTGCTCTTGGACGCATAAGGAATGAACGTTAATCTCCAAGGGTAGCACAGCGTCGTGGCCAAACATAAGGGCATACGGTGTCGTCGCGGTGGGACTCCGCTTAGAAGTGCGATAAGCCCAAAGTGTCTCGTGCAAAGTATCGTGCCATTGGCGAGGGTTCTCTGCCAGCATTTTCTTTAGTAGGGTAATAATTATCTTGTTGCTAGCCTCCGCTTGACCGTTGGACTGAGCGTAATACGGGGTACTATGGACGAACTAGATGCCAAAATCAGTGACTAGTTGCTCGACGGGAcctcccatgaacgctgccccccGGTCTGAAACGAGCACCTCAGGGACACCAAACCTGCAGATAATGTTACGAAAAATAAACTGGCGAATGGTGCCGCCGGAGGCCTCTTTTAATGGCTCCACTTCAGCCCATTTGGTGAAGAAGTCAgtggcgacgatgatgaacttatgtTGGAGAGACGAGTGGGGATGGATCATTCCAATCAAGTCCAGTGCCCAGCCCCGCGCAGGCCAAGGCTTGATGATAGGTTGCATAGGAAtgttaggaacatgctggactGGACCATGTGCTTGACAATCTTCGCAACCTTTGGCGAATGCAATACAATCCTTTAGAATGCTGGGCCAGTAATAACCATGTCGCCTAATAAGCCATCGCATCTTGGGCCCCGCCTGATGAGCCCCACATATCCCTGTGTGCGCTTCACGCATTAATTGTTTAGCTTCACAACCATAGACACACCGAAAGTCCATGCCATCTTCCCCACGGCGTCGCAACTCGTCACCCCTGAGGAGATAATTTAGAGCGAGAAAGCGAATCTTTCTGTCAGCTGTGGGGTCTGGGCGCTTGAGGTAAGCAACCAGTGGGATGCACCAATCCACATCTATAGGTTCTAACACCGTGACCACTGGATCATCTGGCGGATCAGGCCGTGCGAGCCATGAGGGCAGTGTGCGACGCTTAACCTTCAGGAGACGCTCGCGAACTccatacttcaatgtaatgCCCGTGGCTAGCTGAGCGAGCTCATTGGCAGCGAAATTGCGCTCGCGGAGAATATGCTCCAAATCGACATCGGTAAACTGATCTAGAAGCTCAATGGCACGATTCAAATATGGCATGAGCAGCCAACTTGCACATCGATATACGTTTTGAAGCTGGTTTATAACGAGCTGAGAATCACAGCGGATCTGAACGTCCCTTACACCCATTTCTAGTAAGACTTCGAGCCCGATAATAAGAGCTTCGTACTCGGCCTGATTGTTCGTGCATTTGAATTCTAattggaaagagtaagagaaacgatcgccAGTTGGAttttccagaacaatccctGCTCCGGCCAATGTTTCGGTTCTAGAGCCATCAAAGAACAGTACCCAGGGCTGCAAGGCGACTGTGGCCTGGTACCAAACTGCGTATTCTGGGATGCGCGCCAAATCTGGCCGTGTTATAGTGACCGACGCTACTTCCAACTCCTTTACCATGGGAATCTCCAACGTAGGATGATGTGCCAGAAAATCTACAATGGCCTGCCCCTTAACGGCTTTCTGAGGGACGTATTGTAGCGAAAATTCTAAAAGGGCCAGgacccacttgccaatgcggcctctcaaaATAGGTCGCGATAACATGTATTTGACTAGATCcgtttgagcgatgatgcaggTAGTAATggataacatgtagtgtcgCAACTTGCACGCTGAAAAATACAAAGTCAGACATAGTTTCTCTATAAGGGTGTACCTCGTCTCACAATCTGTCAGTGTCCAGCTGAGGTAAAATATAGCATGCTCGATACCTCCTTCATCATCCTGAGCgagcaggctgccaatggaagcctcagatGATTAAATGTATAACTTCAGCAGAATTCCAGCTCTAGGTGGAACTAGGACAGGCGGACTCGTGAGGTAGGTCTTGATTCTATCGAAAGCCgcttgatgtttaggctcccacaCGAACTCAGCCTGTCCCTGTAGTTTCAGCAATGGggagaagggctggattttacctgcagagttagagatgaaacgtctcagaaagttgatcttacccagcaagCGTTGCAACTCCTTTTTTGTTCGTGGGGCGGTAGCATTGATGACCGCGCTCGCTTTGTCTTCAGGGACTTCAATGCCTCTCTGGTGAACAAtgaaccctagaaaatctcccgcTCGAACCCCAAAAACGCATTTAGctggattcatcttgagcttgtgttgtCGCATGCGCTCAAACACCTTCCTGAGATCGGTGATGTGGTCATCCTTCCTCTGAGACTTCACCACTACGTCATCGATGtagacctctaaaatcttccccagtatgtcgtggaagatcaggttcatggctctctgatacgttgctctggcattcttcagtccaaaaggcataaccacgCCCGCGAAGCCGGGACAACGGAATGCGGttttatgtctgtcttcttctgtgactggaatctggtgataccccgctgtgccgtccatgaaggataatAATTCATGTCCCGCTACAGcgtctactaacatatccgcgactGGCATAGGGTAgacatctttaggtgtagcgacattaaggtctctgtagtcaacgcagaccctcatcttgccgttcttcttgcgaactggcacgatattagatagccactgattgtatttggctaccctgataaCGCCGGACTTGTGCATTTTCTCGACTTCCTCTTTGACGAGAATTTGGGTTTCAGAGTTTATTCGTCGCGGCTCTTATTTCACAGGCTTCctgtcagggagtgttggtaaTTGATGGCACACCAAGTCCAGTGACAGGCCTGGCATATCCTCATACTTCTCCAcgaagcagtctttgaattcATGTAATAACTCAATGAGCccctgtttctcgctaggctccaAGTAAGCGCTGATGGGTCTTCTATGGGTTCATCTGCTGTTCCAAGATTAATTTTCTCGGTAGGATCTTTGACCTTAGGAGGTGTGTCATCCAGCGCCGCTGGGGCGAGCTGAACATCGACCTCAGCATCTTGTTCCTGGTCAGAGAGTTCCTCATggacgacctctaaggtcgcgacccgctcataggcctctttttccactaagtacgaTGACAGTCTATCATAtagcgagtggaaggcctctatccctccttctggaaggtcgtaatccattaatcatttaagggtttgggcacagcttggccaggcctttccaagccctCTTTTGCGAGCgtcagcccccactgtgccaattcggaggccgtcacccctgtgggccGGCCTTTATCgtcgatgccactgacctgtaatggagtgatgggctccaaatagtacctggcatctacatagtttGCGGAAACggggaatggacgaggatccgcTTTAATCACTTCCGCTTTATCAGTCTTCCGGTTCCACATTACGAGCTCTTGATGCAGAGTCGACGGAACACAATAACTCCTATGGATCCAATCTCGGCCCAAAATTGCATtgtaggccgcataacaatctgttacaaagaaagcataaaccccCTCAGCTGGGCCAACCTTGATGCGTAGGAAAAGAAGTCccaaggtttttgttacagtCCCTGCGAAGTTCTTGAGTGTAAGGGAtgtagactggatcttctctCTCTTGATTTCGAGCAAGTGCATGGTTCGGGTAGTGATGACATTAACAGCCGCGCCGGTgtcaaccatgatcttgctaactttgGTGCCGCTCACATCGGTTGTGATATACAAgggtctcatgtgttggaccatagcgGGTGTTGGCTTAGTGAAACTCATAAAGAACTCTGTGTTATGAGCCTCCCCTGTCTCAAGGAGCACAACTTCTTCCACAGGTGTCGTGACCGCCGACGTGATCTGCAACAGCTACAGActattttctccttcttcaacgCAGTCCTGAGCTGCGACCGGTAATGCATACCGCGCGGGGAGTACGAAAACCATGTTGCAGGATATATCAGTCATATCTGTCTCCTCCACGTCAGTTTCCAGACCAGGCGTGTGTTCGTTGACAGGGACGGCAGTGTTGAATTGCTTAGCCAAGCGATCGACTAATGACTCCTCCGTAAGGCCTTTTACCTGATACTGCTCGCGCTCTTGTACTACAGGTGTTGGCAAGGGTGAGTCTGGCTTCGGTTCTCCTTCAGCGCTGACCTTGGGGGATGCGACCACGACACTCTGGACCCTTTTCGGCCTCCACTGTAAAGTCTCGGCAGTCCTTTCCTCCGAAAAACCGAAGGTTTAGCCTCTGGTTCTTCGCGAAATAGCTTGCGCCTGACGTGAGGTCGTCTTGTCGGTGAAGTTTCAGTTCGAGACGTCGGAGGTATCCTTTCTTCAGTGATTCTGCATAAAACACTGGGCTTGTCTGCCCCTATTGCTTGTTTTTGGAAGCTGCGGGGGGCCACTAATGGCTTGGCCGCGAGTGCCTCCATTTCCTTTTGATACTGCTCAGGTGATTTGACCAGCTgtgaaggcttgatcaggccctggtcAAGGGCTTCTAGTGCACGAttgcttctccaaacctgcaCTGCAACTTCCTTTTCTTGGAAGAACTTatctccactgccttccccttttccctggtgtaccatttgCCTTCCTTGATTGTATTAGCTGAGGCAGGAGGGATGTAgggcttggtcgatcaaaatATTCCTGCACTCAGTCCTGGCCTTCTCCTCTTGTTTCTGATTGTTCACGGCTGCTCTTAGCTTTTTGAACAAGTTGGAATCCTTTGGGGATGGT belongs to Rosa chinensis cultivar Old Blush chromosome 4, RchiOBHm-V2, whole genome shotgun sequence and includes:
- the LOC112198809 gene encoding uncharacterized protein LOC112198809, which gives rise to MVQHMRPLYITTDVSGTKVSKIMVDTGAAVNVITTRTMHLLEIKREKIQSTSLTLKNFAGTVTKTLGLLFLRIKVGPAEGVYAFFVTDCYAAYNAILGRDWIHRSYCVPSTLHQELVMWNRKTDKAEVIKADPRPFPVSANYVDASLLAQDDEGGIEHAIFYLSWTLTDCETRYTLIEKLCLTLYFSACKLRHYMLSITTCIIAQTDLVKYMLSRPILRGRIGKWVLALLEFSLQYVPQKAVKGQAIVDFLAHHPTLEIPMVKELEVASVTITRPDLARIPEYAVWYQATVALQPWVLFFDGSRTETLAGAGIVLENPTGDRFSYSFQLEFKCTNNQAEYEALIIGLEVLLEMGVRDVQIRCDSQLVINQLQNVYRCASWLLMPYLNRAIELLDQFTDVDLEHILRERNFAANELAQLATGITLKYGVRERLLKVKRRTLPSWLARPDPPDDPVVTVLEPIDVDWCIPLVAYLKRPDPTADRKIRFLALNYLLRGDELRRRGEDGMDFRCVYGCEAKQLMREAHTGICGAHQAGPKMRWLIRRHGYYWPSILKDCIAFAKGCEDCQAHGPVQHVPNIPMQPIIKPWPARGWALDLIGMIHPHSSLQHKFIIVATDFFTKWAEVEPLKEASGGTIRQFIFRNIICRFGVPEVLVSDRGAAFMGGPVEQLVTDFGI